The genomic DNA CCCGGTATCGAGGTCCTGCACCGGGTGGTTGGCACCGTGGTGGCCGTTGGCCATCTTCACCGTGCCGCCGCCCGCGGCCAGCGCCAGCAGCTGGTGGCCCAGGCAGATGCCGAACAGCGGCACGCGCCGGGCGACGAACTCGCGAATCGCGGTGATCGCGTAATCGCACGGTGCCGGGTCGCCCGGACCGTTCGACATGAAGACACCGTCGGGCCGCATCGCCAGCACGTCGGCGGCAGGCGTGCGCGCCGGGACCACGGTCACTTCGCAGCCGGCCTCGGCCAGCAGGCGCAGGATGTTGCGCTTCACGCCGAAGTCGTAGGCGACGACCTTGAACCGGGCCTTGGGCGTGGTGAAGGTGTTGCGGTCGAGATCGAGCTGGCCCTCGTTCCACGCGTACGCCTCGGCGACGCTGACCTCCTTCGCCAGGTCCATGCCCTTGAGGCCGGGGAACTTGCGTGCCGCCTCGAGTGCACGCTCGACGTCGGCTTGCCCGATAGAAGCAGCACCGGCCAGCAGTGCACCGTTCTGGGCACCGCGCTCGCGCAGGATGCGCGTGAGCTTGCGGGTGTCGATGCCGGCGATCGCGACCACGCCGCGCGCGGCCAGCCACTCCGGCAGCGGTACCTGGCTGCGCCAGCTCGACGGGCGGCGCGGCACGTCGCGCACGATCAGGCCCGCGGACCAGACCTTCCCGGCCTCGTCATCCTCGTCGGTGGCACCGGTGTTGCCGATATGCGGGTAGGTCAGGGTGACGATCTGGCGTGCGTACGACGGGTCGGTCACCACTTCCTGGTAACCGGTCATGGCGGTGTTGAACACCACCTCGCCAACGGAGAGGCCAGCGGCGCCTACGGAAATGCCCTCGAAGACGGTACCGTCTTCAAGTACGAGGATTGCGGGTTGGGTCACGGCGGTCGCCCAGTGTGGAGGAGATCCTGCACCGCCAGGCCCGCTTCCAGTCACGGAGAGCGTTCGCTGTCGACGGGCCGCAAAAATCCGCGGACGTGGCGCTTGGCCAGTCCGGGGCGGTGGGGTTCAGGCGAGCGGGAATTTTACCGGCCGGGGGGGGCAAAAGGAAACGGCCGCAATGCATCGCAAAGACGGGAATGGCGCCATTGCGCGTCCGCACCGGCCCATCGCCTGCGTCGTGTTCAGCCCGCGGCCAGCAGATCGCGCATGCCGTAGCGTCCGGGCGCACGCCTGGCCATCCGCGACGCGGCCGTCAGCGCCCCCTGCGCGAACACGTCGCGGCTGGTGGCACGGTGCACCAGCTCGATGCGCTCACCGATGCCGGCGAACTGCACGGTGTGTTCGCCGACGATGTCGCCGGCGCGCACGCTCGCATAGCGCGGCGTCGCCCCGCCCTGCTCCGCCGCCGCACCCAGTGCCAGCGCGGTGCCCGACGGCGCATCGCGCTTGTGGATGTGGTGGAGTTCGAGGATGTCGCAGTCCCAGTCGGCGAGGTCGCGGGCGGCGCGCTCGACCAGCAGGTTGAGCACCGTCACGCCCAGGCTGAAGTTCGCCGCCCACAACACAGGGATCCGCTCCGCCGCGCGGTCGAGCGCGGCAAGCTGGGCGTCGGTCACGCCGGTGGTCCCCGATACGAACGCCGCGCCGCGCGACACGCAGTGCGCCAGCACGCCGTCGAAGCCTTCAGGCAGGCTGAAATCGACTGCCACGTCGAAGGCCGGCACGCCGGCAAGCTCGCGCGACGCGAATCGTGGCACGCCATCCTGCACGCGCTGCTCCACCCGTCGCGACACCGCGCCGACGACCTGCAGGTCGTCGCGTCCGGCAGCAAGGCGCAGCAGCGCCTGCCCCATGCGACCGTTGGCGCCATGGATCAGCAGTCGGAGAGGCTTCGACATCATCAGGTGGAGTCGTCTCGGGAGGCCGCATAGGCTGCGCCACGGCCGCTGGGACGGCAACCCTCGCGGGACGCCGCTGCGAGGTCGTGGCACCGGAAAGCGGAACGCCGCGATTGCTCGCGGCGTCCGGGACATCATGTTGCCGCGACCGGCTCAGGGCGACGTCATCCGGTCCCAGAAGCTGCGTACACCGTCGACGAAGGTGCTCGACTTGGGCGAGTGGCGGCGTGCGCCGTCGCCGCTGAAGGTGGCCTCGAACTGCTCGAGCAGCGTGCGCTGCTCGGCGGTGAGGTTGACCGGGGTTTCGATGACGACCTTGCAGTAGAGATCGCCGGGATGGCGGCTGCGCACCGACTTGACGCCCTGGTCGCGCAGGCGGAACACCTTGCCGGTCTGGGTTTCGGCCGGGATGCGGATCTCGGCTTCACCATCGAGCGTCGGCACGCGCACCACGTCGCCGAGTGCCGCCTGCGAGATACGGATCGGTACCTCGCAGTGCAGGTCGTCGCCATCGCGCTGGAAGATCTCGTGCGGACGTACCCGCACCTCGACATAGAGATCGCCCGGCGGTGAACCCGCGGGCCCGGCCTCGCCCTCGCCCGACAGGCGGATGCGATCGCCGGTGTCCACGCCTGCCGGGATCTTCACCGACAGGACCTTTTCCTCCTCCACCCGCCCTGCGCCATGGCAGGTCCGGCACGGGTTGACGATGCTCTGTCCGCGGCCGCCGCAGTGCGGGCAGGCCTGCTGCATGGTGAAGATGCCGCGCTGCATGCGCACCTGGCCGCGGCCGTGGCAGGTCGAGCAGGTGTCGATCCTGCCGTCTTCCGACCCGCTGCCGTCGCAGCTGTCGCAGCCGGCCAGGGTGGGCACCTCGATGCGCTTCTCGACGCCGTTGACCGCTTCGCGCAGGTCGAGTTCGAGCACGTAGCCGATGTCGGCGCCCCGGCGCGGGCCACCGCGCCCACCGGCACCCCCACCGAAGATATTGCCGAAGATGTCGCCGAAGATGTCGCCCATGTCGGGGCCGCCGAAGCCGCCCGGCCCGGCGTTGCCGCCGCCCATGCCGTGCTCGAACGCGGAATGGCCGTACTGGTCGTACAGGCGGCGCTTGCCGCCGTCGGACAGGACCTCGTAGGCCTCCTTGCACTCCTTGAAGGCCGCCTCGGCGGCGGCATCGCCCGGATTGCGGTCCGGGTGGTGCTTCATGGCGCTGCGGCGGTAGGCCTTCTTGAGTTCCTCTTCGCTTGCGGTGCGGGCCACGCCCAGGACTTCGTAGTAATCGCGTTTCATCGGGCGGGGATTCGTCGTCTGGATTGGGTGTTGCGTGGACGTGCGTGCATCGCCACCGGAATGCCACCGGCCGGCGAAGGAACGGGGCCTCGGCCCCGTTCCCTGGACTCAGCCGTGGCGGATGACCGTCACTTGCGCTCGTCGTCCTTGACCTCGGTGAACTCCGCGTCCACCACGTCGTCGTTCGACGGCGCGCCGCCACCGGCCTGCGGGCCGGCATCGCCGCCCTGCTGGGCCGCCGCAACCGCGGCGAACAGTGCCTGTGCGGTCTCTTCGAGCGCCTTGGTCTTGGCCTCGATCTGGGCCTTGTCGTCGCCCTTCATCGCGGTCTCGACCTCGGCGATCGCGGCCTCGACGCGGCCGATCACGTCACCCGGCACCTTGTCGCCGTTGTCCTTGATCGCGCTGCGGGTGCCGTGCACCAGCGCATCGGCCTGGTTGCGGGCGCCGACCAGTTCCTGGAACTTCTTGTCGTCCTCGCGGTGCGCCTCGGCGTCGGCGACCATCCGCTGGATCTCGTCGTCCGACAGCCCCGAGCCGGCCTTGATCTCGACCTTCTGCTCCTTGCCGGTCTTCTTGTCCTTCGCGGTGACGTGCACGATGCCGTTGGCGTCGATGTCGAACGACACCTCGACCTGCGGCATGCCACGCGGCGCCGGGTCGATGCCGGTGAGGTCGAACTTGGCCAGCGACTTGTTGTAGCGGGCCTGCTCGCGCTCGCCCTGCAGCACGTGCACGGTCACCGCGGACTGGTTGTCCTCGGCGGTCGAGAACGTCTGCGATGCCTTGGTCGGGATCGTGGTGTTCTTCTCGATGATCTTGGTGAACACGCCGCCCAGGGTCTCGATGCCCAGGCTCAGCGGGGTCACGTCGAGCAGCAGCACGTCCTTGACGTCGCCGGCCAGCACGCCGCCCTGGATCGCCGCGCCCAGTGCCACGGCCTCGTCGGGGTTGACGTCCTTGCGCGGCTCCTTGCCGAAGAACTCGGCCACCGCCTGCTGCACCTTCGGCATGCGGGTCTGGCCGCCGACGAGGATCACCTCGTTGACGTCGGACGCACGCAGACCGGCATCGTTGAGCGCGGTGCGGCAGGGCTCGATCGACTTGCGGATCAGGTCCTCGACCAGCGCCTCGAGCTTGGCCCGGGTCAGCTTGATGTTGAGGTGCTTGGGACCCGACGCATCGGCGGTGACGTACGGCAGATTGACCTCGGTCTGCTGCGCGGAGGACAGCTCGATCTTGGCGCGCTCGGCCGCATCCTTCAGGCGCTGCAGGGCCAGCGGATCCTTGCGCAGGTCGATCCCCTGGTCCTTCTGGAACTCCTCGACGAGGTAGTCGATGACGCGCTTGTCGAAGTCCTCGCCGCCCAGGAAGGTGTCGCCGTTGGTGGCCAGCACCTCGAACTGCTTCTCGCCGTCGACCTCGGCGATCTCGATGATCGACACGTCGAAGGTGCCGCCGCCGAGGTCGTACACGGCGATCTTGCGGTCGCCGCCGGCCTTGTCGAGGCCATAGGCCAGCGCGGCCGCGGTCGGCTCGTTGATGATGCGCTTGACGTCCAGACCGGCGATGCGGCCGGCGTCCTTGGTGGCCTGGCGCTGCGAGTCGTTGAAGTACGCCGGCACCGTGATCACGGCCTCGGTGACCTTCTCGCCCAGGTAGTCCTCGGCGGTCTTCTTCATCTTCTCCAGGATGCGCGCGGAGATCTCCTGCGCCGACAGCTTGTTGCCGTCGTTGGTGGCCACCCAGGCGTCGCCGTTGTCGTGCTGGACGATCTTGTACGGCACCAGGCCGATGTCCTTCTGCACTTCGGCATCGGTGAACTTGCGCCCGATCAGGCGCTTGACCGCGAAGAAGGTGTTGTGCGGATTGGTGACGGCCTGGCGCTTGGCGGATGCGCCGACCAGTACCTCGCCATCCTTTGTGTAGGCGACGATCGAAGGCGTGGTGCGATCGCCCTCGCTGTTCTCGATGACCTTGGCCTTGCCGCCGTCCATGATCGCCACGCACGAATTGGTCGTGCCGAGGTCGATGCCGATGATCTTTGCCATGAGTGGTTCCCTCTGGATCCGTATTCGATGTGTCTGGGGGCGGCACGCGGCCGCCGATGCGTGATATCTGGGGGCGGCGGTGTGCCGTTCAAGCGGCCACCGCGATGCGCAGGCGCGCCGGCGTCAGTCCCTGGCCACCACGACGAGCGCGGGGCGCAGCAGGCGCTCGTTGAGCACGTAGCCCTTCTGGAACACCTGGGCGACGTGGCCCGGAGGCACTTCGCCGGCGTCGGTCTGGCTGATCGCCTGGTGGCGTTCCGGGTCGAACGGCTGCCCCGCTGGCGCAACGACCTGCAGGCCGTTGTCGCCGGCCACCTTGAGCAGCTGGCGCAGCGTCAGTTCCAGGCCCTCGCGCAGCGGGCTGCTGTCGGCGCCGGCCGCGGCCAGGCCTGCATCCAGGCTGTCGAACACCGGCAGCAGATCGCCCAGCAGGCGTTCGTTGGCGAAGCGGCGGGCCGCTTCGACCTCGCGCGCCATGCGCTTGCGCTGGTTCTCGAGGTCCGCGCGCTCGATCAGGGACTGCGCACGCAGCTGCTCGAGTTCGGCCTGCAGCAGCTGCACCTGTTCTTCGAGCAGGGCCTGCGGCGATGCCGACGCGTCGTCCTGCGGCTGCATCGTGGGGTCGGGAGTGTCGGGGTGGCTCTCGTGGGTCATTTCCATGTCCGTGGCGGTCGACTGGCCGCCGCTGGCCGGAGCAATGGGGTTGCCCGGCGCGGATTCAAGTGCCGTCCGCCTGCAATCGTGTGTCGGTGCCGTCCCGCAGCCCCCGCTACGGCGACCTGCCACCGCGCTCCAGCGCCGCACCCAGTGCTTCCGCGGTGGCCTGCACCACCGGCACGATGCGGTCGTAGGCCATCCGCGTCGGCCCGATCACCCCCAGCACCCCGAGCACGCGCCCGTCGGCCGCGTACGGCGCGGTCACCAGCGATACCCCTTCCAGAGGGGCCAGCCCGGTTTCCTCGCCGATGAATACCCGCACCCCGGGCGCGCGCACGGTGCGCTCGAGCAACTGCAGGATCTCGCGCTTGCGCGAAAAGGTATCGAACAGCTCGCGGAGGCGGTCGAGATCCGAGAGGTCCTGCACCCCGATCAACCGGGCCTGCCCGGCCATCAGCATGTCGTCGCCCTCCTCCGGGGCGAGGGCCTGCTCGGCAAGCTCGACGGTGCGCGCCATCAGGCTCTCCATCTGGCTGCGCGTGAGCTGCATCTCGCGCAGCAGCGTGGCGCGGATGTCGGCCACCGCGCGACCGGCGAAGTTGACGTTGAGGTAGTTGGCCACCTGCTCCAGTTCCGACGCCTCGTAGGGCCGGCGCACCTGGATCAGGCGGTTCTGCACCTCGTTGTCCGCGAACACCAGGATTGCCATCACCCGCTGGCTGTCGACGGCAACGAAGTCGATGTAGCGGAAGGCGAACTGCTCGCGCCGCGGCACGCTGACCACGCCCATGAAGCGGGTCATCGCCGACACCAGCTCCGACGCGCTGCCCAGCAGCGACTGGGTGCCACCGCCGGCGGGCAGCTGTTCGCGCAGGTGGGTGACCTCGTGCTCGGGCAGCGGCCGCAGCTGCAGCAGTGAATCGACGAACACCCGGTAGCCCTGCGCGGTGGGCACGCGCCCGGCGGAGGTATGCGGCGCGGTCAGCAGGCCGCTGTCCTCGAGGTCGGAGAGGATGTTGCGGATCGTCGCCGGGCTCACGTCCAGCCCGGCGTGGCGGGCCAGCGTCTGCGACCCGACCGGCTCGCCGTTCTCGATATGGCGGGCGATCAATGTGCGCAGCAGATGCCGTGAACGGGCATCGAGTTCGGACGGGGGCGTGTGCTTGCGGCTCATGGCCCCGGTATACGGCGCACCCCGCGCCCACGCAAGCGCGTCTCAGCCGCTGCGCCGCTGATCGCCGAGATTGTTGGCCGCAACCCTCCCGCCCTGCACAATCCGCGCATGCTGACCCACCTCGCCATCCGCAATTTCGCCGTCGCCACCGCCAGCGAGCTGGAGTTCGGTGCCGGCCTCACCGTGATCTCCGGCGAAACCGGCGCCGGCAAGTCCCTGCTCGTCGATGCGCTCGGGTTCCTGTCCGGGTTGCGCGCCGACAGCGGCATGGTGCGACATGGCGCCGACCGCGCCGAACTCACCGCCAGCTTCGACCTCGCCGATGCGGCCGGCGCGCGCGCCTGGCTGATCGCCGAGGAATTCGACGATGGCGATGCCTGCCAGCTGCGGCGCACGCTGCGCGCCGATGGCGGTTCGCGGGCATGGATCAACGGCCGCCCGGCCACGCTCGGGCAGCTGGCCGCGCTGGCGGGTCACCTCGTCGAGATCCATGGCCAGCACGAGCACCAGGCGCTGTTGTCACGTGGCGCGCAGCTCGCCCTGCTCGATGCCTATGGCCGCCATGCCGGCGCACTGCAGGCGGTGGCCGAGGCCGCGCGCACCTGGTCGGCACTGCTCGACGAGCGCGACCGCCTTGCGGGCCTGGGCGACCCCGGCGAGCGGCGTGACTGGCTGGCCCACCAGCTCGCGGAACTCGAACGCGAACCGCTGGATGCCGCCTCCCTCGCCGAACTCGATGCCGCACACCGCCGCCAGGCCAATGCCGCCGGCCTGATCGCCGCCTGCGAAACGGTGCTGGCGGGGCTTGGCGAGGACGACGCCGTGACCGGACGCGTGCAGCGGCTGCGCGGCGAGCTCGCACGCCTGCATCGCGACGAGCCACGCCTGGCCGAGGTGGACGCGATGCTCGAGGCGGCAACGATCCAGCTCGACGAGGCGCAGCTGCTGCTGCAGCGGGTGCGCGACGATCTCGACATCGACCCGGAGCGCTACGCCGAGCTCGAGCGCGGCCTCGCCCGCATCCACGACCTCGCCCGCAAGCACAGGGTGGCCCCGGATGCCCTCGAAGCCCTGCGCGATCGCATCGCCACCGAACTGGAGGAACTGGCCGACGCCGGCATCCGCCTGCAGCGGCTGGATGGCGAGATCGATGCCGCCAGCGCCGCGTGGACGGCGGCGGCCGCCGACCTGACCCGCGCCCGCGCGTCGGCGGCGGCACGGCTCTCTGCCGACACCACCACGCTGATCGATGAGCTCGGCATGGGCGGCGGCCGCTTCGAGATCGCACTGGAGCCGCAGCCGGGCGGCCGCCCCGACCCGCTGGGCGCCGAGCGCGTGGAATTCCTGGTCGCGGCCAATGCCGGCCAGCCGCCGCGGCCGCTGCGCAAGGTGGCTTCCGGCGGCGAGCTGTCGCGGATTTCGCTGGCGATCGAGGTCGCCGCGCTGGGCCTGGACGCGGTGCCGACGATGGTCTTCGACGAAGTCGACTCCGGCATCGGCGGCGCGGTGGCGGCGATCGTCGGCCGCAAGCTGCGCGCGCTGGGCGCATCGCGCCAGGTGCTGTGCGTGACCCATCTGCCGCAGGTGGCGGCGCAGGGCCATGCGCACTACCGGGTGAGCAAGCGCACCCGCGGCGAAGAGACCGAGAGCGAGGTCAACCGCCTCGACGAGCGCCAGCGGCAGGAGGAACTGGCGCGGATGCTGGGCGGCGTCGAGGTCAGCCGCGAAGCAATGGCGGCGGCGCGGCGCCTGCTGGCGGACGTGGCCTGAGGTGTGGCTGACAGGAGACATGCCCGACTTCTCCTGCTTGCGGAAGAAGGTGCCCACCCCATCCCCTCCCCCGCAGGCGGGAGAGGGGCGAGCGTGCCGGGCGGGAGTCGTGTCGCCGAACCGTGTGTGAATCCTGAGGGAGCGATGGGCTCCCCGAAGCCGGCTTCTAGAGGCGCTTCTTGCGCACGTACAGCACCAGCGAATGCTCGTCGAGCACATAGCCGTGCTCGTCGGCGATGCGGTTGAGCAGGGCGACGATTTCCGGGCTCTCGAATTCGGTGATCAGCCCGCTGCTCATGTCGACCATGTGGTAGTGGTGGTCGCCACGGTCGAGTTCGTAGAGCGCATGGCCGCCCTCGAAGTTGTGCTTGATCACCAGCCCCGCGGCCTCGAACTGGGTCAGCACGCGGTACACCGTGGCCAGGCCGATCTCGTCGCCCTGGTCGAGCAACTGGCGGTAGATGCCTTCCGCGGTCATGTGCTGGTGCGGCGTCTTCTGCTCCAGCAGCTGCAGGATCCGCATTCGGGGATGCGTGACCTTTAGACCGGCCTTGCGAAGGTCGAAGGATTCCATGTCGTCTCCTGTCGGCCGCATCGAACAGGGCAAAGCGGTCCGGAACGGTTGCTGCAATCGGCCGGAGTGTATCATCGGCATGTTCCCGACCACCGATGGCCCCATGCGCAGACTCCTCGTTCCCCTCCTCGTCGCCGGCATCCTGTCGGGCTGCGGCATCGTCTACAAGCAGCCGATCTACCAGGGCAGCCTCGTGGAACCCGAAGCGGTCGAGCAGCTGCAGGCCGGCATGAGCAAGCAGCAGGTCGTCGGCCTGCTGGGCACCCCGTCCATCGCAGACCCGTTCCACCACCAGCGCTGGGACTACACCGCCACCCAGCGCAACAACCGCCTGGGCCGCACCGACATCAAGAACCTCACGCTGTGGTTCGAAAGCGACCGGCTGACGCGCTGGGAAGGCGAATACTTCCCGGAGCAGAACGAGGAACTCGCCGCGGAAATGCGCAAGTTCGGCAACCTGCCCCGCGAGCGCGGCCGCCGCTGATCCGCGCAGCGGTGCATGACTGACACCCGATGACCGGCCATGTGCCGGTCATTTCTTTTGTGCGCGTTCGCCTGCGCGCCGCCGGCGCGCGTCCTTGGGATCGGCCACGAGTGGCCGCAGCAGTTCGATGCGGTCGCCGTCCGCAAGCGGGGCGTCGGGCTCGGCCCGTTCGCCGAAGACCGCCTGGCCATCGATGCCATCGAGCGGCAACCCGCTGGCGGCAATGGCATCGGCCACCCGCGCGCCTGCCAGCAGCTGCAGTTCCACCGCCTCGAAGTGGCGCGGCCAGGCCAGCACCACCGAGACCCGGATGGTGCCTGCGCTCATGCTTCGCGGTCGGCGACGCGCACGAAATCGTCGACCATGCGGTCGGCGAGGCCCTGGAATCCGATCGTCATCGCCGGCAACAGCAGGCGGGTGCGCGGCTCGAAATCGAGCGTCAGCGTGACCCGACTGGCGGCTTCGTCGATCGCATGGAAGTCCCAGCGCCCATCGAGCCGGCGGAACGGCCCGTCGCGCAGCTGCATGTCGATGCGATGCGGGGCGTCCAGTGTGTTTTCGGTGGTGAACCAGGTGCGCAGCGCGCCGAAGCCGAGGTCGAGCCGGGCAAGCTGGCGGTCAGCGGTGGATTCCATCACCTCGGCGCGTTCGCACCACGCGAAGCGGCGGGGATAGGCGTCGACGTCACGGACCAGCTCGAACATCCGCGTGACGGAATGCTCCACCAGGGCACTGCGTTGGATCTTGGGCATGGAACCTCTTTGCTGCGGGTGTGTCCACGCCTGCCGTATTTCGGGGACAATGCCGGGATGGGCAAGCAGGCGGACAAGGATAAGACAATCGGTGCGATCATCGCGTTGAACAAGCGCGCGCGCCACGAATACCACCTCGAACAGCGCGTCGAGGCGGGCATCGCATTGCAGGGCTGGGAACTGAAGGCCATCCGCGCCGGCCGTGCCAACATCACCGAGGCGTACGCGATCGTCCGCAATGGCGAGATCTTCCTGTTCGGCGCGCAGATCACTCCGCTGATCTCGGCGTCCACCCACGTGGTCGCCGATTCGCGCCGTACCCGCAAGCTGCTGATGCACCGGCGCGAGATCGACACGTTCATCGGCAAGGTCGAGCGCGACGGCTACACCATCGTGCCGACCTCGCTGTACTGGAAGCGCAACAAGGTGAAGGTCGAACTCGCGCTGGCCAAGGGCAAGCAGAAGCACGACAAGCGCGATACCGAGCGCGAACGCGACTGGAACCGCGAGAAGCAGCGCGTGCTGCGCCGGCACAACAAGGACGCCTGACCGGCCCCACCGGCGTCGCGGTCCCGGACGTCAGGCGGTCTCACTGTCGTCGTCGGGCTGCTCCGGCAGCGTGAACCAGAAGCAGGCGCCCTCGCCTTCGCGGCCTTCGGCCCAGACCTCGCCACCGTGGCGTTCGACGATCCGCTTGACCGAGGCCAGGCCGATGCCGTGGCCGGGGAACTCGTGCTGCGCATGCAGGCGCTGGAACGGCCGGAACAGCTTGGACGCGTAGTCCTGGGAGAATCCGGCCCCGTTGTCGCGCACGAAGAATGCCTCCACGCCATCGGGGCGCTGCCGGCGGCCAACCTCGATCCGTGCGCCATCGCGACCACCGGTGAACTTCCAGGCATTGCCGAGCAGGTTCTGCAGCAGGTTGGCGATCAGAGCCGGGTCCCCGTGCGCGACAAGCCCGTCGGCGATGTCGACGTCGACCTCGCGCTCCGGATCGGCCAGCCGCAGGTCCGCGATCGCCTGCCGGGCGATCGCGGCGAGGTCGAGTTCGCGGCGATGCACCTTGGCGCGCGACAGCCGCGCCATCTGCAGCAACGCGTCGATCAGCGCATCCATGCGCGACGTGGCCGCGCGGATACGCGAGAGGTAATCGCGGCCGGTATCGTCGATCACCGCGCTGTAGCGTTCGTTGAGCAGGCGCGAGAACCCGTCGATCGTGCGCAGCGGTGCGCGCAGGTCATGCGACACGCTGTAGGAGAACGCCTCGAGTTCGAGATTCGCCCGCTCCAGTTCCTGCGTACGCGCCGCCACCCGTGCCTCGAGCGTGCGGTTCAATGCGCGCAC from Luteimonas sp. YGD11-2 includes the following:
- the carA gene encoding glutamine-hydrolyzing carbamoyl-phosphate synthase small subunit, translated to MTQPAILVLEDGTVFEGISVGAAGLSVGEVVFNTAMTGYQEVVTDPSYARQIVTLTYPHIGNTGATDEDDEAGKVWSAGLIVRDVPRRPSSWRSQVPLPEWLAARGVVAIAGIDTRKLTRILRERGAQNGALLAGAASIGQADVERALEAARKFPGLKGMDLAKEVSVAEAYAWNEGQLDLDRNTFTTPKARFKVVAYDFGVKRNILRLLAEAGCEVTVVPARTPAADVLAMRPDGVFMSNGPGDPAPCDYAITAIREFVARRVPLFGICLGHQLLALAAGGGTVKMANGHHGANHPVQDLDTGRVMITSQNHGFAVDESTLPANVRVTHRSLFDGTNQGIELTDAPAFSFQGHPEASPGPHDVAPLFDRFVALMESR
- the dapB gene encoding 4-hydroxy-tetrahydrodipicolinate reductase; the protein is MMSKPLRLLIHGANGRMGQALLRLAAGRDDLQVVGAVSRRVEQRVQDGVPRFASRELAGVPAFDVAVDFSLPEGFDGVLAHCVSRGAAFVSGTTGVTDAQLAALDRAAERIPVLWAANFSLGVTVLNLLVERAARDLADWDCDILELHHIHKRDAPSGTALALGAAAEQGGATPRYASVRAGDIVGEHTVQFAGIGERIELVHRATSRDVFAQGALTAASRMARRAPGRYGMRDLLAAG
- the dnaJ gene encoding molecular chaperone DnaJ codes for the protein MKRDYYEVLGVARTASEEELKKAYRRSAMKHHPDRNPGDAAAEAAFKECKEAYEVLSDGGKRRLYDQYGHSAFEHGMGGGNAGPGGFGGPDMGDIFGDIFGNIFGGGAGGRGGPRRGADIGYVLELDLREAVNGVEKRIEVPTLAGCDSCDGSGSEDGRIDTCSTCHGRGQVRMQRGIFTMQQACPHCGGRGQSIVNPCRTCHGAGRVEEEKVLSVKIPAGVDTGDRIRLSGEGEAGPAGSPPGDLYVEVRVRPHEIFQRDGDDLHCEVPIRISQAALGDVVRVPTLDGEAEIRIPAETQTGKVFRLRDQGVKSVRSRHPGDLYCKVVIETPVNLTAEQRTLLEQFEATFSGDGARRHSPKSSTFVDGVRSFWDRMTSP
- the dnaK gene encoding molecular chaperone DnaK, whose translation is MAKIIGIDLGTTNSCVAIMDGGKAKVIENSEGDRTTPSIVAYTKDGEVLVGASAKRQAVTNPHNTFFAVKRLIGRKFTDAEVQKDIGLVPYKIVQHDNGDAWVATNDGNKLSAQEISARILEKMKKTAEDYLGEKVTEAVITVPAYFNDSQRQATKDAGRIAGLDVKRIINEPTAAALAYGLDKAGGDRKIAVYDLGGGTFDVSIIEIAEVDGEKQFEVLATNGDTFLGGEDFDKRVIDYLVEEFQKDQGIDLRKDPLALQRLKDAAERAKIELSSAQQTEVNLPYVTADASGPKHLNIKLTRAKLEALVEDLIRKSIEPCRTALNDAGLRASDVNEVILVGGQTRMPKVQQAVAEFFGKEPRKDVNPDEAVALGAAIQGGVLAGDVKDVLLLDVTPLSLGIETLGGVFTKIIEKNTTIPTKASQTFSTAEDNQSAVTVHVLQGEREQARYNKSLAKFDLTGIDPAPRGMPQVEVSFDIDANGIVHVTAKDKKTGKEQKVEIKAGSGLSDDEIQRMVADAEAHREDDKKFQELVGARNQADALVHGTRSAIKDNGDKVPGDVIGRVEAAIAEVETAMKGDDKAQIEAKTKALEETAQALFAAVAAAQQGGDAGPQAGGGAPSNDDVVDAEFTEVKDDERK
- the grpE gene encoding nucleotide exchange factor GrpE — its product is MQPQDDASASPQALLEEQVQLLQAELEQLRAQSLIERADLENQRKRMAREVEAARRFANERLLGDLLPVFDSLDAGLAAAGADSSPLREGLELTLRQLLKVAGDNGLQVVAPAGQPFDPERHQAISQTDAGEVPPGHVAQVFQKGYVLNERLLRPALVVVARD
- the hrcA gene encoding heat-inducible transcriptional repressor HrcA, with protein sequence MSRKHTPPSELDARSRHLLRTLIARHIENGEPVGSQTLARHAGLDVSPATIRNILSDLEDSGLLTAPHTSAGRVPTAQGYRVFVDSLLQLRPLPEHEVTHLREQLPAGGGTQSLLGSASELVSAMTRFMGVVSVPRREQFAFRYIDFVAVDSQRVMAILVFADNEVQNRLIQVRRPYEASELEQVANYLNVNFAGRAVADIRATLLREMQLTRSQMESLMARTVELAEQALAPEEGDDMLMAGQARLIGVQDLSDLDRLRELFDTFSRKREILQLLERTVRAPGVRVFIGEETGLAPLEGVSLVTAPYAADGRVLGVLGVIGPTRMAYDRIVPVVQATAEALGAALERGGRSP
- the recN gene encoding DNA repair protein RecN; translation: MLTHLAIRNFAVATASELEFGAGLTVISGETGAGKSLLVDALGFLSGLRADSGMVRHGADRAELTASFDLADAAGARAWLIAEEFDDGDACQLRRTLRADGGSRAWINGRPATLGQLAALAGHLVEIHGQHEHQALLSRGAQLALLDAYGRHAGALQAVAEAARTWSALLDERDRLAGLGDPGERRDWLAHQLAELEREPLDAASLAELDAAHRRQANAAGLIAACETVLAGLGEDDAVTGRVQRLRGELARLHRDEPRLAEVDAMLEAATIQLDEAQLLLQRVRDDLDIDPERYAELERGLARIHDLARKHRVAPDALEALRDRIATELEELADAGIRLQRLDGEIDAASAAWTAAAADLTRARASAAARLSADTTTLIDELGMGGGRFEIALEPQPGGRPDPLGAERVEFLVAANAGQPPRPLRKVASGGELSRISLAIEVAALGLDAVPTMVFDEVDSGIGGAVAAIVGRKLRALGASRQVLCVTHLPQVAAQGHAHYRVSKRTRGEETESEVNRLDERQRQEELARMLGGVEVSREAMAAARRLLADVA
- a CDS encoding Fur family transcriptional regulator produces the protein MESFDLRKAGLKVTHPRMRILQLLEQKTPHQHMTAEGIYRQLLDQGDEIGLATVYRVLTQFEAAGLVIKHNFEGGHALYELDRGDHHYHMVDMSSGLITEFESPEIVALLNRIADEHGYVLDEHSLVLYVRKKRL
- the bamE gene encoding outer membrane protein assembly factor BamE — translated: MRRLLVPLLVAGILSGCGIVYKQPIYQGSLVEPEAVEQLQAGMSKQQVVGLLGTPSIADPFHHQRWDYTATQRNNRLGRTDIKNLTLWFESDRLTRWEGEYFPEQNEELAAEMRKFGNLPRERGRR
- a CDS encoding RnfH family protein codes for the protein MSAGTIRVSVVLAWPRHFEAVELQLLAGARVADAIAASGLPLDGIDGQAVFGERAEPDAPLADGDRIELLRPLVADPKDARRRRAGERAQKK
- a CDS encoding SRPBCC family protein, which encodes MPKIQRSALVEHSVTRMFELVRDVDAYPRRFAWCERAEVMESTADRQLARLDLGFGALRTWFTTENTLDAPHRIDMQLRDGPFRRLDGRWDFHAIDEAASRVTLTLDFEPRTRLLLPAMTIGFQGLADRMVDDFVRVADREA